A segment of the Mugil cephalus isolate CIBA_MC_2020 chromosome 13, CIBA_Mcephalus_1.1, whole genome shotgun sequence genome:
CCCGTCCTTTTGGACCGCCTCCAGATGCTGCCGACAGCCAACCAGCTCTGAGCTCAgcctttccacttcctgtcccgcagagatggaaggagagagggtAGAGGAGGTGAGGAAATATTTTACATCAACCCACCTTATGTCCTCggagaaacacaacattaaagcccAGCTAATAATATGAGTTAATGTCACCTaaaattctaaatattataGGAACAAATACAGAGCAGAAAAGAGTCGAACTGATTACTGCATCTAGAGTACATTTCGAATAGTTCAGGTTGGGACTTGTGTAATTTCTCTAGGAGACAAGCCTGTACCTTCATTGGGGACCTTGACAAGAATCCAATGAAAGCAGCTCTTCAattgatatttttaaatcttattcCCTCTCTCTATGGATCTCTGGAGTGGACACTCTTTCAGCAACATGGAATATctggaaataaatacatgtgtaCTTTGTTCCTGTAACTCTTTCTCCACCTCTGTGGGTGTCGGTAGGGCACAGTGTAGTTCCTCTTCAGTTgttcaaaagacacaaagagtcCATTCTCACAGCAGTCTCCAGGTTTCCAAAGTTTCCAGGATCTTATTGTTCACAGTCAAAGGAATATGTTTCCAGAATATCCAATTATTACTTACGCTATCTGGATAACAGATGctggtaaaattaatttaagtaactttggaaataaatatttgagttGTTCATTGCATTTGCAATGCCTCCTCATTAAATTTGGACCGCTCGCTATATTATCAACTAGACTGCGTGGTTGTATGAAAAGAAGCTGAGTAAATCTAGTAAATCTAAACTAATGAATGGTTTAAATGCAGACATACCTGCGCAGCCTTCTCCATCTGTCGGCTGGTCTTGCCGTTCAGATCTCTGagttctctctctgcttcctctttcttcAGTTTGGCCTGACTGAGCTGATATCGCAGATCCACACACACCTAGAGATTACAAGAACTGATTAAAAACTGCCAGACTCTTGAATAACAAATATTACCCCACATTCGTCGTGTCattatttacagatttttgattttccttttttttgtttacattccTTCTTTGAAAGTCCCTCGACTGAACCATTACGTCCTGACATCTCCTAAAGTTCACtgatataaatacatgttttaacacacatttgttttgcaaGTTTCACTCCTCTCCGGAAAGCACCAACTAATTTAACATAAATGAATACTGGAATAGGCAATAGTTTGCTGCCCTCCAGTGGattcacaaataaataacaagcagAGAGCACTGACTCCATCTGAGAACAAGTATTGTGATTTACTTCTGTtcattaaaactacatttttagACACTGGTCTCagtataattaatttaattaatcttaattaaTCTTTGCTTGCAAAACTTAAACTGTATCCTCCCAAAGCTAAAGCGGCGTGACACCAGTTATCCTGGATAATGTTGATTCCAAATACTCTTATGTTAAGTTTGGacaatgaaaacatcaacaataaGTGAAAATGAGCTTTTTCTTGCACAAAGGACACAGCTTACCTGGGTATTGTCTTGTTCCTGACTGGTAAGTTTGTGGAGAGTATCTTCCAGCTGATTTGTCAATGAACTCTTGTCTCTGTGAACTCTGTCCAACTGACCTTCTAACTCAGCTACACGCTGAGAGAGGCTGGCCACctaacacacaaaacacaccacTGCTTTTAAATGGCCATATGTCACTGCAAGTTCATTCAGAACTTCAGAAGAACGTCCAGAATAAATACTAGTTTTTGCTCTAGGCGTGTTTGCTTGAAAGATTCAAgtattacacaaataaaaagcactTTCAGCTATGTGAGTAAAGTTCAGTAAACAAACTGAGGATTGAAGCAACATTTGGAAAACATTAGAGTTGAGTTTTCTGTACATACAAGAAAGTAAACAACAAGACTTACTGTATGTACCAgctcctctttctgtttgtggGCCTCAGCCCGGCCttcttctctggcctcagtCAGTCTTTGCTGCAAAGCGTGTGCTTCTCGGTCTAATTGTTCCCTCTGTCGAGCCAGTTCCCTGGATAACTGCTCGCACTGAACCTCCACCTGCATACAagcatacacacatacacaagttAACAATGCCAATGAAgattaatgcaaaacaaaaaatacagtttaagtGAACATGGCTGGAAAGTTATGTATATACTGACCCTCGCTTTTTGCAGATTTGCTTCTTCTGCCATCTCCACGGCCTGTTTGACCTGGAGACAGGCTGACCACTCTCTCTGCTGCGCCTCTTGTTGACTAACCCGCAGAGAACGCAGAGCCACCAATAACTCATCACGCTCTCTGAAAGATCAACAGACAAGAAAATGTCCGGTCAACAtagaaaagaataataataataaaacaagcaaGGATGTTTATCTATGCACAtgtagtaaataataaaaacagtttgtggcaaaaaaaaaataattagacaCATTAACAAAGACTGGTAACACAGCCAGACTTAATCCTACAGTatgaatattttgtgtgtgatttgcaAAATATGTTACCACTGACTTTGTGAGTCTGTCAATAGCCTGGATGTGCAGATTTGTGTGCGTCCCGGCCAACACGGCCTCGTGCTGTGCACACTTCAAACACAATCCCGACACACGGGGAGCTCCATCCGCCCTCAGTGCATCTGCGGCCTGCTTCTCTTTGCGTCTCAGAAGAACCTTCAGCTCCTCGCACTCCCTCTGACTGACTGAGAGATCCTTCCTGATGATGGAAGCAAAAGATATGAGGCAGAAAAGCAGATACATGTTTTAACATTAGAGTCGTCACTGGCTACACAAGCTTATCACCAACCTGAGTGAGATGACCTGAGCCTCCAAGCTTTCAGTCTGGGCCTGGTAGATCCCTTTCAATTGTTCCTGAGGATAACAAATGTTTGAACtttaaaacagtggacaaaatGAAGTTTGTCACAATTTTCTATAAGAACTGTACTAAAATAATGTTACTATATAAGTCTCAGTGCTCgatatttacaagaaaaaatgcacaaaacacgTAGAGAAAACAAACTTAAACCCTGGATTTTCtattaaccctcctattatttTTGGGGTCATGTTGATCGCAATCAAAGTTCATCATTCAgaaaataacagtagagggaaggtcaactcactggtagcaaggggttatttatgcagtcaacaaataaacaaagtacctgacacaaaaacttggtcaacaagttgatgcaaatcattttcttgagggtaaaatgtgttagtaatattcgaggataataggagggttaaagtCACACATGTGTGAActtcttttgcattttcaaTCTTCCCATGAGACAAAATCTGACATATGATGAGAACAATGTGGGacaaagatgaaggagaaagagcgagagaacAGATCTTCCTATCTACCTAAACAGTGAAAGGTAAGAGAGATGCGATATCCCTACCAGCTCATTTTTCCATGTGTGGTGTTCTGCCCTCTGCAGCTTACTATGATCTGCACTGGAGGCTTTGAGGCTGTTGGCCATACTCTCATTAACCTGAGGAAACATCAGAACAGATCATGAGCCACTTTTTTCCCATTATTATAtgatcattattttaaaaaaaaatgccagtatCATCTGCTGGATAACCTGTGAATGATGTTTACATACATTTACTATTGTTACTTATTGAGATCAATGGACCCTCATACACTAGTGCACAGTATGAACAAAGAATCTACATAGATTACATACATTTTCATAAATAATACGAGCGAATCTCCCACAAACATCTTACTGTGGAGTTTTGGATTGTGTAATCTTTCAGGGTCTCTTCCGCAGCTTTTGATTTCAGGACCGAATGCAGCTTCTCattttccaccaccaccactctgATCCTCTGTTTCAGTCCCTCCAACTCTTCCtgaaatcacacaaacaaaggaACTCTAACACGGATCACCCAAATCAGAACTGGCACACACCcgtttgtatgtttgtgcacTAACTTTGCAGAACTTGACCTCAGCTTCCAGGTGCTGGATGTACTCTGACTGGTTGTTAATCATTGGAACCAGATCCTGAAAGGCAGGCAAAGTGGACCTGCCCTCCTGCTGCCCTCTctaacaaagagcagaagagtcAGTTTTAATTAGAAAATTACGCCACATGACAATGTAGCCCAGCCTGACAGATTTCTGTAACAGGTCAACCTCATTTAAATGGTTAGTTGCATGTTTTACCTTGGATGGAGACTGTGTTtctgaaggagagagaggagtcgGGATCTCTCTACCCTGCTTCAGCAGAAGGCTCTTCAGCTGATTGACTACGATGccagaagacacacacaacacattttattataacTTTGAATTGTCTGTCAATAAAATTATGAGCGAAGCCTCCGGGCGGTGTCTCTCTCAGATGGCCAGGTCACGACTAATGTCACCTGCTTCACTCTGCGTCTTCGGGCTCCATGTGGCCTCTTCAGCTGCGGCCGTGAAGCGGTTGCCATCGCTGCCTCTgacctcctccgtctcctctccgTCCTGGTGCAGCTGCTCCAAAACGTTACTCAGCTGCTGCATGCTCTTCACGGCCCGCTCTAAAACCAAAATCAGCACCATTCTCATGCAGTGTATGATTGCCGCACCCAATTAAAGTTCAGTGAATGTCTGTGCACacctcattttaaattaaaggacAACTGAAGAGGTGCAGGTGTAAAAAAACCTGACAATCACCCGAATTAATGAGTGATGAAGGGATGAGGGATGAAATAACATTTATCTACAGACCATGAATGAAGAAGCAAGTttacacaacaaaatgaatCTTATAGCATCTTATAGCATTAATTGTGTCATTTGAGGAACTAGAACCACAGTAAATTATACCAGTATTTTTGTGGAATGTATTATTTTAGGCTCTTAGACTTTAGGCtcagacatttgtttgtttgggatTTTTAATGGTTGTTCTTTTTGATCACCTTTATCTGTCATTTTATAGACAACAAATCAATGAATGCAATGAATTATATGATTGTGATTATGAAATTGTGATGATTGCAGGTAATGGTTTGAGTCCCAAATCATTGAAACAAATGTTGCACAATTGTCAACAACAAACTCACTCCTTCTATATAAAGAAGTCCctggtttatgtttatgtttatgattAGCAGGATTTATTAATGGTGGCTAGTCAATTTAGATGTTAAGGTCTCTGTATCTCATGTGCAAAGACTGAGGAGCAAAGAGTTCcttgttattttagttttggttGTTACGTTTTGGTCCGAATACCAGGAAGAGCTGGTTGCAAAGATCAGCTGGTATTTTTGAAGTAATGTTGCCTTTCTGAACACAGATGCtgagaaatgaatgtgttttcctGAAGTCAGCTACGCTGGTAGCAAAACAGCAACAGGTGGCAGTGATGTGCATTCACCGCCTTAACAACCACAGTGTCAGTATCTCTGAAGTTTATGAACACAGCCTTTTAACACACAAATCTTTAACAAGCTAGCTTAAAGATACCAGACTGTAATAAACTATCTAACTTATCTCtccccctttctttccttcttcccctTTATCAAGTTAGCAAACATGGTTTTATAAAACGTAAACGTACGTCTCAGCTCCTTTTGCTTCGCGCCGAGCTGCTCTGACTCCTCTTCATCtgagtctaatggcttcatagATGTACCGGCGTCGTTAAACCACACTACGTTGTTGATTAAAGATGCTAGGTTAAGTAACAGTCAATGAGTtaaacacaacaaccacaacatcagCCATCGTATTCGTTACGTCATAACGGTCACCGAGTCGCTGACATGTTGCGTTTGCTTTACAAAACAGCGTACCGCGAAGGCGGGGCTCTTATTTCTCGTATTGTACGTTAAACAATAACACCGCCCCTCCGTGGACTCCGTTGTGTGGACCGTGAACACCAAAGCGAGGCAATGCTCTGCCGATGGCTGCCACTTCCGTAAACTCGGGAGGATGCTGGGAGTTGTAGTCAAATTTAAACAACATACTAAATTCGAATAAcgcaatataaaaaaataccgATTTATTCTTaagatgaaaacacaatataaactATTTATCTAAACATGCAAATGGCGGAATATCGGAGTCAGTCCttaaatttcacatttttaagtaaataatttaaaacacactAAAACATCTTTAGTTTAGGTTTTAGTAACCGCACAGTCTTTGTGAACGACAACGAGGTCGTCTACATATTTATATGATTACAACTATGTTTTAATCACgaaaaaatattaacacttaATTTGAAACAGCCTCAGCTGCATTTGTTTATAAACAGTAAATGCTTAAATAGTTTATAACTTCGAATAATATTGGGTTATACTTTTATCAGCTATAAATTCTTGTGTGAGACATTTGCAACTGCTTAAACAGATAACttaatattaaaagtaaaatatatttgtgatCATAAAGCttcacatatatttttaatgtttgataCCGTGGCCATCAATTATAAATGTCCAGAGGAAAGGTTATTGGCTGGCTGTTGacaaatttattcattcattatctccTCACAAGTGCATTATAACATGCTAAAACCAAAttgttaaaaatacaacaattaaGTTATCTGTTTACcactaaaacataaaacatatatgTTGGCcattaaaataatcaacaatGTGTTACTTTTCTTGGATGTTTAATCTTAACTGTGCAGAATGACATATATTCAGAAGACTTCAACGTTCTTCTGTGCTGACCTATTAAAATGAGTCCTGCATACggtaaaacaaaattaattaatataggAAACATTATTGTATTAAAGCGGTTAAACTTTATAAATTAGGCGATTACACAGTCTGGACAACTTCTTTatgttatttatctttatttcttttgtcatgGAATGATGTAAACCAGCAACCAGCAAACCAGCAGAGATCCAAGAGTTAAAATGTCAATGAATACGAGACATTCATCATTTTGTCATGGCTGTGATCATTGAAGTTCAGATGTGGTGACTCATTTGTGAAGACAAAACTTAAGCTATGATGAACTGAAgggttttgttgttatttaactttttaaacgTGAAACTTCACAGAGCCATGTATTAGATAATATAGATGGCTCTGTGTTCACAGGTATTTTTCTGCCCCCTGTTGGCCTTAATCCCTCAGTGcagctgtaaaagaaaaatctgaactttaataaaaaaaactctttgctGAGTTTTCTGGACATCTGGATCATTTAGAGACGTGtcatttgttttggatttttacaAGATAAAATGAGGATACTAGGTTGCAAAGTTAGGTTTGAACTAGGTTACTACTATAGAGGAGAGTATGATGCAGACACTAATATGATATAACAACTGACTAGCTTATTGCAACAGTTactaaagaatgaaaacattagGAAAGCAAGCGACTAGTCTAGAAGCTACTGTGTTAGCGatcacctgctgcagctggcTCAGCGCGCTTGTCACTGATGTGATCAATTTCACTTCTCTTATCACATTGTCTTGGCAGCCTGGTGACGTCAACGTCATATTgctacatgtacacacatgctTGCACTCTGTGATATGATTGCTGATGTGAGGAGAGGAACTTTAGGTGATTGCTCGCTGGATTACTCGGAAAAGCTTTTACATAGGTCATATGTGTCATATGTTTATATTTGGTGTGGTCTtccttatcctcactagggtcacaggggttgttagagcctatcccagctgtctcaTTCACtcctacggtcaatttagaatcaccgaTCAACTTATTGAACATGTCTTGGGAGTCTCATACAAAAGACTGAACCATTTAGTGTCACTGTCATTTTTTACTGCtatttttttcatctattttttttttaattatttcttattcttttcCCTCTCCAAACAAAGACCGTCTCACTTAATTACATGAATTTTGAATCAGCGCTTTATCTTAACAGCCCGAGAACCGAGAGTGAGACTCACGATAAGACAAAGACTCCCTAAAAGACACATGAAGCACAATGAGTCTATAACCCAAATGTGGAAGCTGTGTGAAgttcaggcaaaaaaaaatatataaaatgacacAGACCCGGGGGAGGTTCAATGGAAGGGTGTAAGGCATGTTTGCTGTCGCTTACAAAAAAGGGTCAGACAAAGGTAACCATGGATACACCCTCTTCCTATTGCACAATAACAGATAACTTCCTGTCAAATGAGCCTTGGCTGTACTTTTGATTTTTGCGACATTTCGGCGTTGAACAGAAGAGGCAGTGAGTCAGAGTTCGGTGGATCCATTCATGAAACACGCAGTGTGCTGTAATCTAGCTTTGACGTTTTCATTCACAGTTTATTGTTGACAGCTTAAACACACAGTTTGGGACTTAAAGTCAGCTGGtttttgttgctgctggtgCACTTTGGCTCAGTGAAGCTCCAAGAACATCGAGATGAACACCTTCTTGTACAAGGTGTGATTGTGGTTAGATATTGAAGAACCTAAAGTCCCAGGCTGCTTTATGGTCTGCAGGGTCCccattgtatttttcttttttcttttttttctttttttctttttgtgagggGATTTCAACAACTAATGCATCATTTTCAGAACTTTTTTTAAAGTAGGCTAccacatttcagtttcatttaaactgcTTCGAGGGGGCCCCAACCGCAGGTTAATTTAGTCATAACCTGGAAGTAaattatatatagatatagcgTTAGTATTAAATAATATGTGACATATTAAATATCTGTATTCCTCTCCCCAAAAACACTAGGCACATTTCTGATAGGGTTCTccctttacatattttaaaattgtgGTTAGTGTTTCTGACAGCTTCACCTATGAGGCACAGAGAAGGGAAGCAACCTAGAGAAACGAAAACTCCCTTGTTAGCGTTTCGCTAAAGATGGTTGGAGCAATAACGTTGCTCATTATGCTACAAATATTGGAATTTCAAATTAGGAATCAAGTAAAATCTGTTTATCTTGTGTGAACTTGCAAGCGTTTCTCAAATAGTAAGTCATCTTCATAGGAATTTCAGGCTCCACTTGACTTTGTGCGCAACATTTCACAACAGGATTTGGCAATAAAAATAGGCCTCCCATATAATATAACCTGTCTGCTTCACAGAATTATGTAAATATGCACAGAACTCTTTACTGCATCACACCAGCGAGACACTCATACCTTAAGTGAAACAGTGCTTGTCTGCAGAAGAATGGTTGTACAAGAGCGTTTGCATGTTCGGGTATTTCCAGGAAACCACATCAGCCTACCGATCTTTTGCCCACGCACAAACCTGCTGTCCCACACTTGTTAAATGTCACCTCTGCTCTGCCATATATAATCATCGTCAATTCCCCACCTGTAACTGCCATAGCTCCCCTCACTCCGAACTCCCCCCTCCCACCGCATGATCCACTCCTCCCGAGTCAGCTGTGAATTTTTATGTGAGGGTGGGGGCTCCCTTATTTTTCGACGCCCTAACGACAGACTGGAAACAACTGAatagtgtcaaaaaaaaaagcaccgcAGAAAAACCtcaacatttaaacttttttttttttgtcgcatGGAAATCTTTGacatgacaaaagaaaacagaagaacagaggaggagagaagatgaagaaaaaaaaagcgctaACCCAGTTAAGCATATGGGAAAATAGTGCACTCTGCCATATCTAAACCAGGCCTCTGTGATCAGTTATCAGATGCTTCTTGCAGCACCCACCGTACTTCCTACACTGGAGATGGATTTATTACCAACAGTAAGCGAGTGCATTTCGACAGAAACAGCATTAAACAATATGCCGCTTAGGCAATGCTGTAAGAAGAGTGCAATGTCTCGgagagcacacaaacacactgcatgtTCAAGTGCTTGCAGGGTAACAAACTACGTTGCGTTGCTTACATACTGAATATCCTGCGATGGCACATGTACACTACTCTCCCACAACCACATTTGTGtggctctttttctttttctgggaCATTTTCTAACACAAGGCGTTCTccagccccttaccctaacttAAACCAGCCTTTCTGTATACCTGACCCCAAGAGAATTACAGATAGGCCAAAATATTTTTGCTCCTGATGTCTGAAACATAACTCATGCTTGCACAGTTAGCATACAAGTGCACATTTTTAATTCTGTCCTTCTGAGGACATTcactgacataatgcattcaGTTAGCCATCACAACGAGGTGCCAAACCGAACCcttaaaactaacttaaaccaTAAAACCTGTTACTAGGTTTACACATACGTGTTTGTTCTATCTTCCAACTCATTCCCTACTCCTTTACATTTTAACCACCACCaatgacagagacacaaaactgaCATCGGAAAATACAGGAGGTGAAGGCCAACTGtcacctgtgtctggaccaaaaagtcgCTGGACACGCCAAAAAGACCACAGCTGATGGTCAGCTAGCacatacaccgaccagccacaacattaaagccacaaaagtaaataacattgaccatcttgtgacaattcaatgttatGCTGGAAAACGTACGGACCTGgaattggtgtggatgttacttagacatgtagcacccacctagaccagaccagacacccccaccccatagcaatgacagtgcaagatggcagtagccatcctcagcagcctgacacacacacacacacacacacacacacacacacacacacacacacacacacacacaaaaaaaaaaaaaaaaaaactgtttaggaacaactcaaaaaacatgaaaaacagcaacagtgatgtgttgacctggcctccaaattcaccagaccccaaactgatcaagtatctggaTGTATTGTTACACAATACACAATGTTAAGATCATAatgggtcataatgttgtggctgaatagTGTACATTCAGCACCTGTGTGCGAGAAAATAACTGGAAGGCCTGGAAGCTATAAAGATCCACCAGATGCTGTGCAGAGGTGGCTTCATCTGAATCATGTTAATCCACTATACTTGATGATCAGGTTGTGGAAATACGTTTGTATTTTCCGTGTTCCTTTTGACCTTAGatgttttgtttactttcatCTTTTTCCATATCTCTTCTCATGGTTCTCTAAGATGAACAGCCAACGAGAACAATCTCTCTCAATGATTCATGCAGTTGAACAGCCACCTACAAGGATCCATAGGTGGTTCAACTATGGACCCAAAGATGAAGGCCTTGGTGTGTCCCTGACACAAAGTATTAACCCTCAATTGAAGGGTTAATACTTTGTGGGGTGAAGCATTTTGGCCCCAACAAATATGTGAAAACCaatggtacacacacacacacacacacacacacacacacacacacacacacgcacgcacgcacacacaaacactgataacacaaaaaagaatcacacaagtcagatttcagatttcttaataaaaataattcatttcaggacaacatataaataattattgaaTCACACAATACAGATATCTtgatatgaataaatacttaacaaataaaatcaggCTTTTTTTCATACAATACCCTATTGTCGAAAAAGTCACACAAAGAAACTTCCACACCGTTTGCATGTTTTGTTACACCTTCTGCTCTTAAGCCAATGCTCGTCCTACTGTTGGAATGTCCCTATGCAAGTCGGAGTACCATTCCTAAATGCCTCAGCAGCTTAGACAAGTCATGTGCAACTTCTATGATCTCCCCCCAGTCAAACTCAGTCAGGACGCCTTGCTAAGGGGTCCTGATGAGCTGACCGCTAATTGGCCTTTAATTGATTAAGGTTTGTCTAGAGGTGATTAAAGCACACAGAGATCTACGTACAGGCTGTCAACATGTGGGCTAGCCTGACAGCTTCAGATACAGTTGAATGAAAAGGCAGACCAAGAGCCTGTTTGTCTATGCTTCTCTAACTAGAGCCACAGATTGACATCTGCCTACAGCAGAGTGATTCAGCAGAAGTATGAGGGGATTAACTCACAGTTGATATCGCATTTCTGTTAATCTGATACACGTTTTTATAATTGACGTTTGCTCTGTAGATATATATTTCTTTgaatttggtttaaaaaaaacaacaaaaaacgacACTCGTGGAAAGATGGTGTCCATTCGGGGATTTTTAACACGAGAGATCTTGATTAGGTCTCACGTGTGATTTCACAGAAATGGAGATGTCTATCTGTGGCAGCCTAGTTAGTTTAGAATGGTCCAGGCTGGCCATTGTTAAGGAGGTAACAACAACTGTTTGGCAATTGAtggcacatattttttttttttttttggcagaaacaaaaccaaatatatcaaaatacaataaaaaattccaaaacaaaaaaaataacaaaaacaaaataggaaTGTCAGTTTTTCGTGTATTCCAGACGCACACTTGCATGcgttttgtgtgtatgtgtgtgtgcgtgtgtgtgtgtgtgtttgtgtgttggagaTGAGGCATCGGGTTGGAAGGTCCTACAATATGGACTAAGATCCATATTCACAAAAGTATTTTATAGGTGGGAGCGCTGATTCGTAATCACTGATCAGGCCCCTCTGGTCCATAAAATTTCAATCACTACTTAAAGGCAAAAACTTATCGAGGATCAGCCCCAATAGTGTGCTGTTGTCGAGGCagcacaaaacacattcagataaACAAGATTAGCCGAAGCAGGCAATGGGATTGCTCTCTGAAGTTTTGAAATTGTCGCCTTGGCACATCCAGTGGGGTGGAGCGGAAAGGAATGCATTCGTCAATGTGTTTGGTTACCTACACCTCAGGCAGGGGGTGGGGCTTACAATCTCACAGAGCTGCGttttgtatgtgcgtgcgtgtgtgcatatgtTGTGGTCAGGTGGATGACTCTCCAGACTTCATTCTCTTCTTCTGGCAATCCCCTATCGACGGAACCGGCGACACTACATTTTGTGCGTGCGTATGTAGgtatgtgtgcgcatgtgtctATGCGTTTCTAGGTGCTTAAGTGGTAAgtaaacaggaaaacaacatcCAAGGCAACAGATCCGTTTTggagaaaaggggaaataagaggaaggaaaggaggaataGAAAGAGAATGAGTCCTGTCTCTTCTGTGTTCTCTGCCTTCTGTCCGCGAACACCACCAGCGTGTTGGCTACAATGGAGAGGCTTGTATTTCTGTACATGTAGCACCAGAACTAGCAGGGGCCTGCCCTGTCTGTCTTGCACCGTTTAGACACATGGTTTGTTTTTCACGTTCCGCGACAGTTTTACATTGTTAACTTCATAAAACAGATGAGTAAACACTCCTATTAACCGACTAATGGAAGAAATaaatttttgatcattttacaaTATTGATTGCAAGAGCCTCTTTTGGCAAATCTTTATCTATTTCGGGAGGACATAAATCATTTTGGAGAACGTTTCGCTTTCTGCTCCCGCAGGTTGGTTGCTGGGCTTGCCGAACTACTGCATCCCTCACTCTACAGAGCAAATGctagacagacaggcagacagatacacagataggttaagacagacagacagacgggggGGTATAAATCCTTGGCTGTGGTCT
Coding sequences within it:
- the sdccag8 gene encoding serologically defined colon cancer antigen 8 homolog isoform X3; this encodes MKPLDSDEEESEQLGAKQKELRQRAVKSMQQLSNVLEQLHQDGEETEEVRGSDGNRFTAAAEEATWSPKTQSEAVNQLKSLLLKQGREIPTPLSPSETQSPSKRGQQEGRSTLPAFQDLVPMINNQSEYIQHLEAEVKFCKEELEGLKQRIRVVVVENEKLHSVLKSKAAEETLKDYTIQNSTVNESMANSLKASSADHSKLQRAEHHTWKNELEQLKGIYQAQTESLEAQVISLRKDLSVSQRECEELKVLLRRKEKQAADALRADGAPRVSGLCLKCAQHEAVLAGTHTNLHIQAIDRLTKERDELLVALRSLRVSQQEAQQREWSACLQVKQAVEMAEEANLQKARVEVQCEQLSRELARQREQLDREAHALQQRLTEAREEGRAEAHKQKEELVHTVASLSQRVAELEGQLDRVHRDKSSLTNQLEDTLHKLTSQEQDNTQVCVDLRYQLSQAKLKKEEAERELRDLNGKTSRQMEKAAQEVERLSSELVGCRQHLEAVQKDGSQWQAEALSLAEQLANAQRQLHLTRIHSCIPPFSFSSLRPSRHPLAAAPFNTIHCQGHAGPCQPLMALSHPRCPQPRCLRWAQMWRRCPVVPEAAGCKFV
- the sdccag8 gene encoding serologically defined colon cancer antigen 8 homolog isoform X2, with amino-acid sequence MKPLDSDEEESEQLGAKQKELRQRAVKSMQQLSNVLEQLHQDGEETEEVRGSDGNRFTAAAEEATWSPKTQSEAVNQLKSLLLKQGREIPTPLSPSETQSPSKRGQQEGRSTLPAFQDLVPMINNQSEYIQHLEAEEELEGLKQRIRVVVVENEKLHSVLKSKAAEETLKDYTIQNSTVNESMANSLKASSADHSKLQRAEHHTWKNELEQLKGIYQAQTESLEAQVISLRKDLSVSQRECEELKVLLRRKEKQAADALRADGAPRVSGLCLKCAQHEAVLAGTHTNLHIQAIDRLTKERDELLVALRSLRVSQQEAQQREWSACLQVKQAVEMAEEANLQKARVEVQCEQLSRELARQREQLDREAHALQQRLTEAREEGRAEAHKQKEELVHTVASLSQRVAELEGQLDRVHRDKSSLTNQLEDTLHKLTSQEQDNTQVCVDLRYQLSQAKLKKEEAERELRDLNGKTSRQMEKAAQEVERLSSELVGCRQHLEAVQKDGSQWQAEALSLAEQLANAQRQLHLTRQDRETAERSHEEQMASVTNLARERERELTVMLRQTDAQHLKRVGELDGLLSSQNSLIRKLKEECCTLGARLEESTENSRSEMEQLALERQHLEETVKSLRARCSNMEEQCVQHGRMHQRMKDRLQQLDRHCQSSAQQVCELLAKQNQLMQERNTLSEEMQNLRIELPNVRRADTLST
- the sdccag8 gene encoding serologically defined colon cancer antigen 8 homolog isoform X1; this translates as MKPLDSDEEESEQLGAKQKELRQRAVKSMQQLSNVLEQLHQDGEETEEVRGSDGNRFTAAAEEATWSPKTQSEAVNQLKSLLLKQGREIPTPLSPSETQSPSKRGQQEGRSTLPAFQDLVPMINNQSEYIQHLEAEVKFCKEELEGLKQRIRVVVVENEKLHSVLKSKAAEETLKDYTIQNSTVNESMANSLKASSADHSKLQRAEHHTWKNELEQLKGIYQAQTESLEAQVISLRKDLSVSQRECEELKVLLRRKEKQAADALRADGAPRVSGLCLKCAQHEAVLAGTHTNLHIQAIDRLTKERDELLVALRSLRVSQQEAQQREWSACLQVKQAVEMAEEANLQKARVEVQCEQLSRELARQREQLDREAHALQQRLTEAREEGRAEAHKQKEELVHTVASLSQRVAELEGQLDRVHRDKSSLTNQLEDTLHKLTSQEQDNTQVCVDLRYQLSQAKLKKEEAERELRDLNGKTSRQMEKAAQEVERLSSELVGCRQHLEAVQKDGSQWQAEALSLAEQLANAQRQLHLTRQDRETAERSHEEQMASVTNLARERERELTVMLRQTDAQHLKRVGELDGLLSSQNSLIRKLKEECCTLGARLEESTENSRSEMEQLALERQHLEETVKSLRARCSNMEEQCVQHGRMHQRMKDRLQQLDRHCQSSAQQVCELLAKQNQLMQERNTLSEEMQNLRIELPNVRRADTLST